The following nucleotide sequence is from Thermodesulfobacteriota bacterium.
TATGCAGGAAGACCCAGAACGACGGGATCGATTTATCTCAGAAATTAGAAAATACAAATATAGTGAGCTGTCCAGGATCATTTACAGGGATATTAAAGCTTTAGGTGACTTCCCGGAAATAATGGAAGAGCTTTCGGATCTTGCGAGTGCCATATTGGAGGCGGTATTTAGGTTTTATAATAGCGATCTTCACCTCGGAGAGGATGGCGAGTTCGTAATAATCGCAATGGGAAAGCTCGGCGGTAGGGAGCTTAATCTAAGCTCGGACATCGATCTAATATATCTCTATCAGGATTCAGGAGACCCCGATCCCTTCTTTAAGCTAGCCGAGAGGTTAACTAAAGCCGTCGGTTCTGTGACAGAAGATGGTTTTCTCTATAGGGTTGATCTAGGTCTTCGCCCTGGTGGTGGTAAAAGCACGATTGCCGTTTCATTGGATGGGGCATTAGAGCACTATTTCTACTGGGGGGATACATGGGAGAGGGCTGCCCTCATAAAGGCTAGACCAGTAGCTGGTGATATTTCACTTGGCGACAAATTTATTAAACAGGTGGAACCCTTTGTGTATAAGAAGTTTCTGGATTATGCATCCATTGAAGACTTGAAGGACATGAAGACCAAACTCGAAGGGCTTAACATGAAAAGAGATGTAAAATTGGAAAGAGGAGGTATAAGGAATGTGGAGTTCTTTGTTCAAGCCCTTCAACTAGTAAACGGCGGAGAGATAAAAGAGATTAGGGGAAAAAATACTGTTAAAGCGCTTGAAATGCTATCTAAAAGAAAACTTATACAAACGGAACAAAGTGAAGATTTAATTGCCTCTTACCTTTTTTTAAGAAGGGTTGAGCATGCAATACAGTTGGTTGACGAGCTTCAAACCCATAGAGTACCAGCGGAATCGAGTAGTCTCCAAATGATTTCAAGAAGCCTTGGTTTCGAGAGTGTAAGTGACTTTGAAATGGCATATGCTTATAGAACCTCAAAAGTATCGGAAATATTTGATCAGCTTTTTTATGAGCCCTCAAAGAGGGTAGAAGAAGAGGGAAAGGGATTCTGGGAACTCGCCGATTTCCTGACCGAGGGTAATATAACTGAGGAACAAGCCCTAGAGAGTCTAAGCGGACTTGGATTCAAGGACTCAGAGGGTTCAATTCAGATCATCAATGTCCTTCTCGACCCAAAAAAGGGGGGTCTCACGCAACGAGGAAGGATGCTTGCAAGAAGGGTAATTCCTGCCTTTTTGAAGAACATCTTGCACTCATCTGATCCCGATTCAGCCCTGCGTAACATTGAAAGGTTCATATCATGCATTGGCTGGCATACATCTATTTATGCGATTCTTGCTGAAAACCCGGAGATACTCCAACTGCTCTCACGGCTCTTTTCCACTAGCGGATTTCTATCGAATTTCTTAATAAGGCACCCCGAGTATCTAGATGTGGTAACTCTGAGAGATTCGAGAAGGGAATATGAGACAAAGGAAGAGATGATGGAGGAACTAAACAACCTGATACATGAAGAAGATTCCTATGAAGGGAAGCTCAACGCAATCAGAAGATTTAAAAACACTGAGACCTTGAAACTTTGCCTCAGGGATTTAAATGATGAAGTAGATTCGTTATATGTTGGCAGGTACCTGACAAGGATCGCCGAGGCTTCACTGGAGATTGCAATCCGACTTGCATATGAAGTGGTGGGATCGAATTCCAGAAGGCATCCTACGCATGAGAATTCCTCTGATATTGTAATAATAGGGATGGGAAAGCTCGGTGGTATGGAGATGAGCTATAATTCCGATCTTGATATTAACTTTATTTATGATGGAGATGATCAAGAATATTTCTCGAGGCTGGGACAGAAGATAATATCGATCCTCTCTATTCCGACGGGCGAAGGTTTTGCCTATAAGATAGATATGGGATTGAGGCCATCTGGGAGGGCTGGAGCACTTGTTTCTTCTTTTGAATCGTTCAAGAGATATCATGAAGAAAGCGCAAAACTTTGGGAAAG
It contains:
- the glnE gene encoding bifunctional [glutamate--ammonia ligase]-adenylyl-L-tyrosine phosphorylase/[glutamate--ammonia-ligase] adenylyltransferase; translated protein: MINSFPDKSYAEITVQRFKEVNGKITSSEEELLFLLSSYSHFLGRAIIRYPGILRTLIESDFVERQKPLEAFIEETICMQEDPERRDRFISEIRKYKYSELSRIIYRDIKALGDFPEIMEELSDLASAILEAVFRFYNSDLHLGEDGEFVIIAMGKLGGRELNLSSDIDLIYLYQDSGDPDPFFKLAERLTKAVGSVTEDGFLYRVDLGLRPGGGKSTIAVSLDGALEHYFYWGDTWERAALIKARPVAGDISLGDKFIKQVEPFVYKKFLDYASIEDLKDMKTKLEGLNMKRDVKLERGGIRNVEFFVQALQLVNGGEIKEIRGKNTVKALEMLSKRKLIQTEQSEDLIASYLFLRRVEHAIQLVDELQTHRVPAESSSLQMISRSLGFESVSDFEMAYAYRTSKVSEIFDQLFYEPSKRVEEEGKGFWELADFLTEGNITEEQALESLSGLGFKDSEGSIQIINVLLDPKKGGLTQRGRMLARRVIPAFLKNILHSSDPDSALRNIERFISCIGWHTSIYAILAENPEILQLLSRLFSTSGFLSNFLIRHPEYLDVVTLRDSRREYETKEEMMEELNNLIHEEDSYEGKLNAIRRFKNTETLKLCLRDLNDEVDSLYVGRYLTRIAEASLEIAIRLAYEVVGSNSRRHPTHENSSDIVIIGMGKLGGMEMSYNSDLDINFIYDGDDQEYFSRLGQKIISILSIPTGEGFAYKIDMGLRPSGRAGALVSSFESFKRYHEESAKLWERQALIKARPSAGNMQLGSSVMNIINYFVYEKSLVDDFHKEIHHLRERMEKEIARESKTKLNLKTGRGGVADIEFLIQTLQLRFGGSHLEVRRQNTVDALNSLRSCDLIKEKFYHVLNDGYYFLKRLENLLRLLHDRSISEIHESDFQKLAAEMELTENGDQLRKTYILKTEEIRSIYDEYFLSENV